One genomic region from Epinephelus fuscoguttatus linkage group LG8, E.fuscoguttatus.final_Chr_v1 encodes:
- the LOC125892621 gene encoding cortexin-3, which produces MDVPRMAEGLFSSTLSSSGGGHHVPSYLTLEQKAAFVFVLLLFIFLALLIVRCFRILLDPYRSMPSSNWTDHTEKDTFDYRIV; this is translated from the coding sequence ATGGATGTGCCCAGGATGGCCGAGGGCCTCTTCAGCAGCACGCTGTCCTCGTCAGGCGGCGGCCATCATGTGCCTTCCTACCTGACGCTGGAGCAGAAGGCCGCCTTTGTCTTCgtgctgctgctcttcatctTCCTGGCCCTCCTCATCGTGCGCTGTTTCCGCATCCTGCTGGACCCGTACCGCAGCATGCCGTCGTCCAACTGGACAGACCACACCGAGAAGGACACATTTGATTACCGCATCGTCTGA